TCCATGTCGTCATGGACGACCCGACCCTCGAGAGCGTCCGCCTCGGGGGTTCCGGGGAAGCCGGTCATCTCGACGAAGCGGAAGCCGTGGTAGGTGAAGCGGGGCTCGTAGATCTCCGCGCCGCCGCCGTGCAGGGTGTAGACGTCCGTTGCCTTCGCGCTTCGGAGGTTATCGGTATAGAGCGTTCCGTCGGCCTTGAGGGTCTCGGCGTGGCGCAGGCGGATCTGCGTACCAGCCGGTCCCTGGACGTGCAATCGACACCAGCCGACGATATTCTGGCCCAGGTCGTAGATGAATACGCCCGGCTTGGGGTTGGTCACCGCGGCGGGGCGCAGGGTCTCCACGACTCGAATGGGCTCGATCATGGGCGCCGTCATCCGGCCGCCGGGCGCGTCCATGAGATCGGCCGCGGCCCATTTGGAATCGTCGAAGCCGGGCTTGTCCCAGCCGTCGAGCTCCATCCGGGCGTCGTATTCCTCGCCGTCGTACTCGTTGTCGGCCGTGATCGGCCCCCGATCGGTCGCCTTCCAGAGGCCGTCGCTGACCAGGCTGGTCGAAGTCCCGTCCTTGAAGCGGACGTCGAGACGCAGGAGCAGCCGCGGCAGTCCGTAGTTGCGCATGCCCGTGGGGTCCTTGACCCGCGGCGCGTGGAAGCGGCCGTTGCCCAGGACGACGCCGACCGCGTTGGCGCCTTTTTGGAGCAGGGCCGTGACGTCGTGCGCGATATAGAAGACGTGCTTGTCGTATTCCGAGAGAGCCGGCGAAAGGACGTGATCGCCGGCTTTGCGGCCGTTGATAGACAGCTCGCTCAACCCCAGCCCCGAGATATAGGCGGTGGCCTGTTCGACGTCCCCCGCCAGCGAGATCTCGCGGCGCAGGTAGCGGGCCGGCAGGCGGCGGGCTTCATCGGCGGGGGTGGGTTCCCCGACATTCATGCCGATCCAGCGGCCGCTCCAATCTCCGGGCTCCAGCAGGCCCATCGACCAGGCTGCGGGCTCGCTCCACTCGGAGATCCGTCCGGATTCATCCCAAACCCTAACTTTCCAATGCGCGCGCAAGCCTGAAGTCATTGGTTGGCCGGCATATTCGATCCCTATCGAGAGGTTTGATTCCACTCGGCCGGTGTCCCAGAGATCGCCTTCGTCGGCCGCCAGGCGGCTCGGAGTGGAGGCGACCAGGATCCGGTAGGCCGCTTGGCGGTGGCCGCGGCCGACGAGTCCGGGCCCCGCCGGCTGCAGCACCCAGCCGAGCCTCGGATGCGCGGCGTCGATGCCCATGGGATCGGACAGCGATTCGCAGCGCAGCCGGGCAGCGGCGACGTCCGCGGGTCCGGCGGTTTTGCGGCAGGCGGTGGATGCCCCGATGAGGGCGATCGTCAGGACGGCGATGAGGGTGGTCTGGCGCATGTGTCTCTCCACGGCAAAAGATGGGGACTGCTATCAAATATCCGCCGGGCCCGCTTGTCAAGGCCGGCGGCGAGGACGAATCCCTTCAATACACGGAAAACCGCAGGAAAAGCTTGTTCGGATCGATAACCTTCAAATTGGGAATTCCGTCTTTCCAGGCGATCTGATAGATCGGCAGGAGCATCTCCTGGCTGAACGGGATGGGGTCTCCGGCGATGATGTACTTGGCGAGGTCGGCGCGCACCTCATCGGCCGGAAGCCAGATCGACGCGGCTCGCACGAAGTCGGCCAGAGTCAATTCATAGCCCTCGGTTTGCCCCTTCCGAAATGCCGCCAGGGCCAGTAACAGATCGCGAAGGCCCATCCCGCCGTCGGTGGCCAGGCCGATCCGGTTGTCGAGGTAGAAGGCGAAGAGCGCCCCCCGCCGGTAGGGCAGCTTGTTGTCGTCGCCCATCTTCCAATAGTTCTTGAACACGTCGGCGTTGGGCGTGTTCTTGACGGGGCTGGCGTAATGGGCCTGCATGATGTCGTTCAGGCCGAATTCGAACTCCGACGGCGCCGCATAGCGGGCGGCCAACAGCGCGCCGAGGGTGACGAAATCGTTGAAGCCCTCGCTGAACCACTGGTCGTCCGTGCCCATGTTCAAGCCGCCGCCGCCGAGCCAGCGGTGGCCGGTTTCATGGGACAGATTGAAGAACCGGTCGGGCGTCAGGATCGTGTCCGATAGGTCCGCGTACTTGGAAAGGAATCCGTTGCCGAAGGCCACCCCGCCGATATTGTAGTCGACCCCCAGAAACGGCTGGAGAATCAGAGAGTAAGGTTTGTCGTCGTCATCTCGCCAATATCTCCGCAGGACGGCGTAGTACCGTCTGACGTACTCCCGGATCCGCTCGCGGTTGAAATAAGCCCCCGGGCTCAGCCGGAGCACGAGGTAGACGCTGGATCGGCCGACCGCGATCTTGTCCACGGTCAGGTCGCGGGCGCCGGTGATGGGGCTGAAAAGAAAGGAATCGACGCTCCCGGCGGCGGGTGTTTCGCCGCGATTCTCCGGGTCGAAGGGATAGAACAGCGGAAACGGAGGCTTTTTCTCCCATTGGACGGACTGGCGGGCTTTGCGGCCGGCCGGCCCCGGCGCCGGGTTCAGGAATATGTTGACGCCGTGGCCGTAGAAATAATCCTTGCGGATCATGGGGCGGAACAGCTCCCCGCGCATGGCCTGTTCCGCCATATGGGATTCCCGGATGTCGTAATTGATGGATACAGGCTCGAGCCCGGGGTAATCGAGGGTGATCGTTCGAGAGCGGGCGTCGATTTTAATTGTCGCGGGGGACGCGGCTTGAACGTTCTTCAGACAATCGAGGATGTCCGCCTGCCCCCCGAAACGAGGCTCGCCGTAGGTGAAGGTCGTACGATCTTGGACGAAGGGTTTGTAGAGAAGCGAGACATGGACCGTGTCGCCGCCGACGTAGCTGAGCCGATATTGCAAGTCGACGCCGGCTTGAGCCGAGGCGCGGCTCGGTAGGCACAAGAATAGGGCCGCGATAAGGCCTAGCGCTCTTTTCATGATCAGCTCTTGTCCTGGATTCGGTCTTTCGTCCTCTCGCGCGATCGGAGAGGGCCGACCAGGGTGTTCGGCCCGGCCGCCAGGGCGCGGCGGGAGCCGTCCGGCAGAACCGCGATCGCTTCGATATTCTCGGGCACGGTGGCCGTCATCCGGAATTCGCCGCCGTCGGCGGTCCAGCGGACCGCAATCCGGCCGGCCGGGCTGTCGAAATCCACCGCCGCGCTTTTCAGGTCTCCGGGCTGGGGCGCGATCAGGATCTTCCGCCACCCGATCCCGCCCGGTTGTTGGCGGATACCGGCGACATAGGCGAAATGCCATTCGATGAGATGGCCGAGAGCGAAGTGGTTGAGGCCGTAGATGGTGCCCCGCCTGGCATCCCAGGTCTCGGGCAGCGTTGTGAGCCCGGTCTTGACCATATAGCCGAAGCTCCCGACCGTCTCGCGGCCGTAGACTTTCTGGAGAACATCGCCGCGTCCGCCTTCGGCCAGCGCCCGCATGAAGAAGACATGAAAGACCTCACCGACCGTCTGCTGCCAATCCCGCCGCTCCAGATCGTCGACGATGGCCTGCAGGGCGCCGGCCCTGTCTTTTTCCGGGATGAGTCCGATACAGAGGGCGGCCGCATTCGCGGCTTGGCAGGATCCGCCGTTCTTGACGGTTTTCGTGCCTGGGTCGTAGAAATGCCGCTGGAAGTCCGACCGGATTTGTTCGAAAAGAGCTTGGTAGCGGACGGCATCATCGTCTTTTCCGAGAACGCGGGCGGCTTGGGACAGCGTCTCGGTTCCCAGCGCCCAGACCGCCGTCGCCGAAACCGGCTGGGGTGTCCAATGCGAGGGCCCATCCTCTTTTCCGTGGCCGTAATCGAGCCAGTCGCCGAGGTTGCTGGTGATGATCCCGTCCTTGGCCTGGCTGGCCAAATAATCGAGGTACCGCTTCATGCTGTCATAGGAGGCCGCCAGCGCGCCCCGATCGCCGTACCATTCATAAAGATGCCACGGAACAAGGACGCCGGCGATGCCCCACTCGGCAGCCTCATGATATTTCCCGTGGGGATTGGCCGCCGTGAGGTACATGGGCGCCTTGGTGATGATATGGCCGTCGGGAAGCTGGACGTCGCGGATGGCCCGCGCGGTCCGTTTGTACCAATCGCGAACGTCGAACAGGTAGCTCACGGACCGGGCCATGTGCCAGGTCTCTTCCAGCCAGGCGTATTTCTCGCGATGGGGGCAATCCGTCGCGTAGTGGCTCATGTTCGAGCGGACGGCCCAGTCGGACAGGCGCTGGATCGCATTCTGGAGGCCGCTCGAACACTCGAACGAACCGACGGCCGGATTGGCCGCCCGGACATGGACCAGCTCGATCTTTCGAATCACGGGCAGATCGCCGGGATTGGGCTCGCCGGCGGGGACGGCGCCGGTGACACCGACATAGCGGCAGCCGATATAGGAGAACAGGGTTTGATGCGATTCCTCTCCGCCGCCGCGCAAAATATAATCCTGCCAGACTTCCTGACCTGTATCCCAAGTATAGGGGAAGCGGACCTTGCCCTTGGTGTCGACGTCTTCGGCCGGCTTGAATCGAACGTGTTGACCGGCCTTCCCCGAAACGGTGAAGCGCAGAAGCGCGGAGCAATTCTGCGGGAACACGTAGGTGAAGCCCGCGGCTCCCATATTCTTCGTCCCGGTTGCTTGAAAAACCTCGAATTCCTTCATCGGCGGACCGATGAGCGACACGAGCTCGGCAGCCGGAGCGGGCAAGATAACGACATCGGCCCAACCGTCGTCGGCGGACCCCGGTTTGTCCCAGCCGTCGGGATCGAGCCGGGCGTCGAAATCTTCGCCGCCATAGACGTCGGAAAACGTCAACGGCCCTTCTCGCCACTTCCACTCCGGGCCGCTGGCGATGACGATATCGTCCCCGGATCGGACTTGGATGCGGGCTTCGAGCCATAAGCGATAGGCCGCTCCCTTGGCGAAGTCGGTCGCATACCCCCGATACCGGCCCGGATCCTCGGTCGGAACGACATGCCAGAACGAATTCCCCAGTATCACGCCGAAGACGTTTTCGCCCGGCTGAAGCAGCCCTGAAATGTC
Above is a window of Candidatus Aminicenantes bacterium DNA encoding:
- a CDS encoding glycoside hydrolase family 78 protein codes for the protein MRQTTLIAVLTIALIGASTACRKTAGPADVAAARLRCESLSDPMGIDAAHPRLGWVLQPAGPGLVGRGHRQAAYRILVASTPSRLAADEGDLWDTGRVESNLSIGIEYAGQPMTSGLRAHWKVRVWDESGRISEWSEPAAWSMGLLEPGDWSGRWIGMNVGEPTPADEARRLPARYLRREISLAGDVEQATAYISGLGLSELSINGRKAGDHVLSPALSEYDKHVFYIAHDVTALLQKGANAVGVVLGNGRFHAPRVKDPTGMRNYGLPRLLLRLDVRFKDGTSTSLVSDGLWKATDRGPITADNEYDGEEYDARMELDGWDKPGFDDSKWAAADLMDAPGGRMTAPMIEPIRVVETLRPAAVTNPKPGVFIYDLGQNIVGWCRLHVQGPAGTQIRLRHAETLKADGTLYTDNLRSAKATDVYTLHGGGAEIYEPRFTYHGFRFVEMTGFPGTPEADALEGRVVHDDMERAGDFETSNPLLNKIAANILWGTRGNYRSIPTDCPQRDERQGWLGDRSSVSRGEAYLFDVAAFYAKWARDIADAQKGTGSVPDVAPAFWFCYNDGIVWPSTFVIVPRMLLDMYGDAGTIKALYPALKKWADYMAGFLKDGIMPRNTYGDWCVPPETPTLIHSKDPARVTRGDLISTAYYFYDLGLMARAAEIVGEKADAARWRQMAETLREAFNRTFFDPAKGVYDNGTQTSSVLALAFGLVPEDRRAGLFAHLVEKIEKESGGHVGTGLVGAQWLMRVLSDNGRPDLAYAMLTKSDYPGWGYMVSKGATTIWELWNGDTADPAMNSGNHVMQIGDLAIWMRQYLAGIRPDPESPGFGKIIIRPTPVGDLTWVRGSYESVHGTIRSSWKKEGGELILEVTIPPNTTATGYVPAASPDTVTEGGRPLNGAEGVKVLRTEAGCVVLAVESGAYRFAAKI
- a CDS encoding family 78 glycoside hydrolase catalytic domain; translated protein: MSPKPKLLALLLAILVLPGVNGQCRKHDAAGFVPPESAHPAWIGPALDSSSTDKRSAPILRRSFRLDAKPRSGTVRIVGLGHYSLSLNGRRVGDGVINQVWSQYDKTLYVQEFDISGLLQPGENVFGVILGNSFWHVVPTEDPGRYRGYATDFAKGAAYRLWLEARIQVRSGDDIVIASGPEWKWREGPLTFSDVYGGEDFDARLDPDGWDKPGSADDGWADVVILPAPAAELVSLIGPPMKEFEVFQATGTKNMGAAGFTYVFPQNCSALLRFTVSGKAGQHVRFKPAEDVDTKGKVRFPYTWDTGQEVWQDYILRGGGEESHQTLFSYIGCRYVGVTGAVPAGEPNPGDLPVIRKIELVHVRAANPAVGSFECSSGLQNAIQRLSDWAVRSNMSHYATDCPHREKYAWLEETWHMARSVSYLFDVRDWYKRTARAIRDVQLPDGHIITKAPMYLTAANPHGKYHEAAEWGIAGVLVPWHLYEWYGDRGALAASYDSMKRYLDYLASQAKDGIITSNLGDWLDYGHGKEDGPSHWTPQPVSATAVWALGTETLSQAARVLGKDDDAVRYQALFEQIRSDFQRHFYDPGTKTVKNGGSCQAANAAALCIGLIPEKDRAGALQAIVDDLERRDWQQTVGEVFHVFFMRALAEGGRGDVLQKVYGRETVGSFGYMVKTGLTTLPETWDARRGTIYGLNHFALGHLIEWHFAYVAGIRQQPGGIGWRKILIAPQPGDLKSAAVDFDSPAGRIAVRWTADGGEFRMTATVPENIEAIAVLPDGSRRALAAGPNTLVGPLRSRERTKDRIQDKS